The Lolium rigidum isolate FL_2022 chromosome 1, APGP_CSIRO_Lrig_0.1, whole genome shotgun sequence region TCAAGACGGAGATTTGGATTGAACCAAgtattaaacaagtttataacttgAGTATATTCCTTCGGAATACATATCTATCAGTCTTTACATGTCCATAAAATTTTGGAGAAATTAAATATGgataaatcaaatcaaagatacaTATGGTCACACTATCCCTAACAGGGATACACATTCATTCATACATTGTAGTAGTGATGAAGTGATATTGGACCTCTTGTTCcatatctcaatacaaactacatCATGAATGTGAATGTTTTGTTGTCAACTTCTTTAAAGTGCATGCCCCAACTAAAAGATTGGTGTAAGTAATGTCCTCCGATATATTTAAGGCTCAAATGATCTTGATTAATTCCCTTAGGAATATCAAGATTTGACCATCATGTAATCTACATTGGCTAAAATTACCCGATCCCGAAAATGCCATATCATAGACTGAATTCAACGAAAGAACCTTCTAAAATAAGAATACAAAATAGACTCTAATGGCTCCATATAATGATTGACCACATTCAAGATCATGTGGTTAAGATTCAACAGAATCACCCCACCATTATCTATCAGATAATACCACTCGTATTGCTAAAATGCATAAGGGTTAAATTAATATTTTTCAAACTTGGGAGATAAACACTTTGCAAACATATCATGTGAAAATCTAATAGATTTATTCACAGTGTTTTACTGATTCCCATACTCATGAATTTAAGTTCATGGATTGGTGTGAGACAACTTTTAGATTTGCAAAGTTCAGGGGGAGTAAAACTCCCAAATTATAACCCGGTGATGATCATTAGATCATATATATTGTACTATTTTTTCCCTTAGTGAGTTTTCCTAATGGTTTCTcataaaaggtttttaatgagacaatataaatacaagtgtCTAGATATGCCACATTGCTTTCTCCTTGTTTTTTCCCCATTGGGTTTTAAAGGAGTTTTCGGTGGCACATCATATTGCACTCTTTGCAATATTTATATGTCGTACCTCCTATTTTCCCCACTGGGGTTTTTAAAGGAAGTATATAAGGCATATTTATTGATCTCTAAACTCAATAATGAGATTTTTTCCTTATCAAGGTTTTGCTCATATGAGTTCTCAAGAGACAATAATCTTTATATGTTGTattattttctccttatttttccaACATGGTTTAAAGGAGTTTTAACAACATATCAAATACAactctcctcatatttttcccacagggtttttggGGGAGAGATTTTAAAGATGATGACtttcaagatgatagaatatttaCAAAGAGCACCGTTATTTACAAGGACATCCTCATATATAAGTAAGAAGACTTTCAAGACTATGCGAGAAGATCTTGAAGATTACACAAGAGATTTTTAAGAAACAGCGTTgtccaagggggagtgttagaagTAGGATAGCTTTGGTACAAAGCTAAATAGCCAGTTATTAAGATTAGCTTAGGTCCTAAGCTAAGTAGTCAGTTAGTTTTGTCCAAACGCTGTAATACCAAAGAGGTGCCTTTGTAACCGCCTTATTGGCGTCTGTTCGGTGGGTATATATACCCCCAACAATCATCAATGAAACATCACTTGATTCTCTCAATCATTTCATTCCTAAACAATACGATCGGCACCGGCTGAACTGCTGGTCTCCTCGCCTGTGGCAGGCGTGCTATTGAAGCTCCTCGCCATCCCACCCTGCCCCAATTTCGCCGATCCTCCACCGTTCTAACCATTCCTCTAAACTATGgtgccaccgtcttcatctccGGCGCCACCGTCTTCATGAAATGAACTCTGGCTGAAAGTATCTCACCGGACTTAACCTTTTGTGTAGCGTCACGGGCAAAGGTGCTAAGCTAGTTAGTGTAGCACCGACATGCGCCATGCCTCCTGCTAGCGTGGTGTTACAGGGCTAGGTCGGGGTCCACATGTGGTCATGTAGCGCTGCTCGCATCGACACTATGTATGGATTGTAGTGCTTGTCACATCGGCTCTACACTCCTGTTAGGTATAGGATGAGCGACCTTGGCCTTGCCCGACCAAGCATAGAACATGGAGAGGGTTTGTTCGCCTCTCCCCGACCCAAACTACCCTACTTGGGCTTACAGGTGGGACGTGGCATCGAAGATGACAGAACAACGTCGATCTCATGTACAAGCAGTACACCAACGAGTTAGACACGCTTACCCCTGAGCAGGTAAACATTGCGATTACATCACTCACTTGCATGCTCTATTTATAAACTCCACATCGATGTTGTTGTGCTATGTTGAAGGTGGACTGGCAACCATATGGTGAAAGACACCATTTTGCTACATCCTTCGACGCACTGAACCTGAAGTCCTTGCATGAAGAATCCTTTATACTTATGCGGTGCCCATTGATATGTAATTGGGTGGTTGAATATAATTTGTAGCACCATGTGATGGCCCAGTTTAGGCCGTTTCAGGCTCACCCACCCGAGTGGAAGGACACAGACCGCACGCTTCCAAGGTAAAAGGGAATGAAATGTGCCTATTGAGTATCTTGTTGTCCTTTCTTGACTATACTAACTGTGTTACCATCGTGCAATGTTGTTATGTTTTTGACCAAAAGGTTCCATGGGGTGGAACCATGCTCGGGTTAGTAGCGACCATCGCTCTCAAGTACCCAGGGAGTAGGTTGTATGCTTCTTCTCAATCACCTTGCAACATCTTGAAGGGATACtttttggccttccatgccttcccatACTTGACTTTGTAGTGAAAGCGGATTTCCACAAGATCATAATTGGACTTAATGCTCATCTTTGGAAGTTATGAACTTGGAGTTGAGTTATCCATGGTCATACTTCACATCCTTGCCATCAATCTTCTTGCCTCGGCACATTGAGTTGCTACACAACTAGTTATTTGCCAAGAGGACCCTCCCTTCAAAGGTCTTGGATGCACAACCCATGGACATCCATCCTCTTCATATTTAACCGTCTAGCGGTTCTTGACGTCCGAGTGAACAATGGTGTACGTGCTTAAATGAGAACTCCTTGATCCATACCTTAAATTCCAAAAAGATTTCAAACGTCAGCCGGTGGGAAATTGGCCTAGCTTCAAGAACTAAACTCTTTCCATCGTCAACCATGGCTTCCTCCACGAGACAAAGATCGAAGTGCAATGGTATTCCATGATCCCGACCCAATACCCTCTAGAAAATTTCTTCTTCCATAGCCGTGAACCCCTCCACATAAATTTCTTCATTGGGACCATCGTCATCCGAGTCCGATGCATAACATCAGGGATAAGGGATGGAATGTCCTTGTTCTCTTGCACATAATATGTGTCGAAATCACCTACATTGTTGTCATTGAGCTCAAAATCATTCTCATTGTCCCCATACTCATCATTCTCCTTTTACAATGCTTCATATTGGTTCTTCGAAATAGGGCTCAAAGTTTGCATTGCTTCATGTTGGTTCATGGGAGGTTCGCTTATTTTGTCTTGGGTCATGGTGGGTGATGGACTCCTATCATCGAACGAGGAAGCATGCCGGTTCAAGTCAAATCGCAAACTAGCATCAACCTTTTTGGTGGCAAACAACTCCTGAGCCTTGTCTTGTGATTTCGTCATCCTCTCCTTGTATGCAACAAACGTTGCTCGGAATTGATACACATCGACTTCCAACACACGTGCATTCCAAACCACACAATATGCCTTCCCTCCAACTCAACAACATCACTTGGGTCATTCCAATGCAAGTCAATCCTCACTTGTTCCAAAACCTCGGAATAGTTAGGAGTACGCTCAAACACCATGCCAAGCTCATCCGTGTTCGGCTCTATGTTTCCTTTTAAAAATGCgttcttgtccacatgatgaacacgaACAATTCTCGCcatccctaaaataattatgacaaCACATTGGTAAATGTAAACAATAAATACTCATGGCAAGACACAAAAAATCTAGCCACACAACCAAACCCTAGGCCTAACGTCAGGCAACCAAATACCTAACTAGAAGTGTAGCGCCTATGCGAGCGGTACAATGTAGCGCCTTTGCGAGCGGCAACATAACCGAGGCGCCATCCCGTCACGCCGATAGGGGGTGTAGTGCTTGTCAGAGCGGCGCTACATAGTGTCGCATAACACTGATGTAAAAAACCTACGTAAAAGGGTTGGTTCGATGAAATAGTTTTACACCGACTTTATTTTATGAATTTGTCTTGGCGAGAGATCAGTTTTATCCATTTTACCATGGAAGGCGGGTCAACTGGGTCGTGTGCAACGGGGCCTGTTGGTTCTGACCGGGTGTGTATGGCACGTGCTGTGCTAGCAGCCAAACAAGTTGCGCCCTTTGGATTGGATTTGCAATCCAAAGTACACTCTCGAACACGAGCTCCCTTGACCCCCCGATTCTGCTACGCAATGGCAAACGGCCACATCGCCCATTGCCTCGGCGGCATCCTTGCCAGGCGGGCCACCGCTGCCGTCGCTGTCTCCGGCGGCCTCCGCCTGACCGGCGCGGAGCTCGTCGACGACGTGCGCGGGCTGGCCGCCGGCCTATGGGAGAGTGGTCTCCGTCCAGGcgacgtcgtcgccgtcgtcggcttcAACAGGTGCGCACATGGGCAGATCAGCAAGTAGATGGCTAGATGCTATGGCCCTCGCTCGCTTGCTCTCTGGCCAATCGTCCTGCATTTTCTTCCCTTCTTCAGTTAGGCAATTTCAAGTCAACCGCTGCTCTTGCTTCAAGCTCCAGAAAATCTATGGATTTCCCGGGCATGAAAACGCATATATGCTGGTCTGCAATTATCTTGTGCTGTACTGCATAATGAAATGTGAACATGAAATTCACCAGAACCTTTGCAGCATTCATGTCGTCAACTTCTCGTATTGATCATCTGCAGCGTTGACTACATGGAGCTCTTGCTGGCCATCCCTTACATCGGAGCAATCATCGCCCCTCTCAACTACCGCTGGGTAACAACATTATTCTTCCCCTAATCTAATCAAGAGCATCGCACACCATCAaaatcttccaactcgcttcacaAGTTTTTGATGGTCTGAATGTGTTTACTCTGAAGAATGGAATATTAAAGAATGGGGTTCTCTTTCTTGTCGTCTAGAGCTTCGAGGAGACGACACAGGCGCTAGAGCTTGTGCGGCCTTCGGCGTTCATCTTTGATGGAAGTTACAGCTCATGGGCGCTCTGGTTGATGGAGAGCAAGAGATTCTCAACCATTGGTCTTTACCTCACAATGGGGGACCCTGCCAGCACTAGCGAACCTGCAAACTGTACGTTTTTGTTTTGGATTAGTATGCAGATGATTAATAAGATACCCGTTTCCTTCCCTTTTTAAGGATTGATCATTCGGTTTGAAAATAGATCCTTGCAGCATATAGTACTGGCATTTGTAATCCTCTGTGTTCAACATGTTATTTTCAGTCGTGTCGCTTAATCATACCAAGAACACTTTCAGAGGAACTACGGTGATGGAGCCTGTGTCGGCTCCAAGCGATGTAGCTTTGATATGTTTTACATCTGGTAAAAGATATGGGCTGGTTCGTTACTTCGATTTGTATTGAGCTTTTTTTAATCTGCAGTTCTAGAGTATTTTCACTTTTCTAGCCCTGCATTTTGACAACGCGTGGGTTTAATTGATGTCCGGTCCAAACTTCAGGAACCACTGGACGGCCAAAGGGCGTAGCAATAAGCCATACATCTTTGATCGTTCAATCCCTTGCGAAAATCGCCCTTGTCGGCTACGGTGAGGATGATGTATGCTTTCCGGATCCATGTACTACCATAGTTCTTCATGAAAGTTGCATTACGTTATAAATGACCAACTTCATATCTTCTTGCTAGATTGTCAAATGATAATTTGGATGCTATGTGAGTGTAACTCCTTTTTCTTTTCACAAAATAACAAAACGTGTTATGAACAGTGTATGTTTATTACAGGTCTACCTGCATACAGCCCCCCTGTGCCATATCGGAGGGATCTCCTCATGCTTGGCCATCCTGATGGCTGGAGGCTGCCATGTCCTGATACCTAAATTTGACGCAAAATCGGCTACTGAAGCCATCCGGGAACACAAAGTGACCTGTTTCATTACCGTTCCCGCAATCATGGCTGACCTACTGTCCTATGCTCAGTAAGCAGTAACACTAAAGTACAAATCTAAAAGCCAAATCCTGCACAGTTTGTTGTTGACTTTTGGTAACTGATCAGGAAAGACAAGATATCAAGGTGCGGGACAGTGACCAAGATCCTCAATGGTGGTGGGGGGCTGTCAGATGAGCTCATAAATGGAGCGTCTCACTTATTTATTCATGCTACTATCGTTTCAGCTTATGGTATTATCTTCTTACCATCGCCACTTCACTTTATCTGTAATTTCTGCAGAATTATGTTTACCTGCAGTCATTTGTATGCTTACAAGCAGTAAAGTCTCTTATCTGCGTACTGAACTTGTTTTTACCAGGGATGACTGAAGCTTGTTCATCTCTGACATTCATGCCTATCAACAAGCCAGAATTTCATGAAACCAAGAACAAGTCAAGCAACCAATGTGAAGGCGTGTGTGTTGGAAAGCCAGCACCGCATGTCGAGATACAAATTGGTAGAGATGAAAGTAACAGTAGTTCTTCACCAATGGGGAAAATCTTGACAAGAGGCTTGCACACAATGGTTGGATACTGGGGGAATAATATGGTTGCCACACCAGAATCTGTCAGGAATGGATGGCTTGACACTGGGGACACTGGGTGGATAGATAGAACTGGTAATTTATGGCTCATGGGGCGACAAAAAGGTCGAATCAAAAGCGGAGGGGAAAATGTTTATCCGGAAGAGGTGCTTATTGTTTTACTGGTGTATTCTCAAGCTGATATTTTAGGTGTATGGTTCTTCCTCTTCAAAACCAACCATTTCTAATGAGTAACGACCGACATCTCAAATGGTTGCAGGTAGAGTTAGTACTATCACAACACTCAGGGGTAGCTAAAGCTGTGGTTTTTGGTGTACCGGATAGTCGTCTTGGGGAGAAAATTGTTGCATGTGTTAGCATCAGGAATAACTGGAGGTGGGTTGGTGCAAGGGCTGAGCACGAAGGAGAAGGTAAAGAAGTGTCAGCGCAGATCCTTCAAGAACACTGCAGGATAAAAAATCTGAGCAGGTTAGAATTCTTGATTACCATATTTTGAAGTGGAATGCCAACTGTTTCAAACCATGGCATTCGATAAGGTCTTAAACactggaaacaacaacaaaaaaaagctATATATCTGTGCATGTACATGTAATGTCTACATTATTTTCTGTAGAGAATACTCAATAGTTTTTTTAGGCATGCAGATAAATTTGTCTAATATTGTTGAAGTTTTTCTAAAGGATACATGGTCTGAATAAACATGGGGCCACTACAGTTTTTCTTAAATCGTAATAACTAATCGTATCATAAAAAGTATGGTCTCAATTTGTACTCAATATTTTAGTTAATGTTCGAATCAATAGGTAGCAAGCATGTAACAACACAAACCTTAAAACATAACTTGTAGCATGAAGCTTTCAGACCATAATAAAATCATGTTCCTCCCCCGCCAAAAAAAAGATCATGTTCCGAATAGAACACTTTATATTCGACATTTCAAGAAATTCCTAAAAAACCTGGAAAAATCACTatatgcacttggagaattttgaGGAAAATTTGTGCTTTTGCATGCTGTGCAAATATTCAAAGTAAAAGTTGTTGTTTTAGCCTCCCATCGTCATTTCTTGTTCTTCAGACCACAAGTGGGAAATATCAGAAAATTTTCCAAGTTCATAGTGTACAACCACGTGTACACCTGCTTCTTTTCTCGAGATTTTTTTTGGAACTTTAAACTTCTATTTACAAATTTCGGAAACAAAGGAATTATACATCGGCACCCGGGAGCCAGATAATCCTTAATACAAAAGAATCATAATCAATAGGTATCAAGCACTTGGAAAATTTCGTGAAGATGTCAGAAAAACCTTCAGACAGAATTGACGATGGCAGACAAACCTTAAGACGAAACATGAATATGTCAAATAAAACATGTTCCTGATAGGaataatttaaaaaaattggATTTTTTCTATATGCACATGGAAAATATCGTGGAAATGTGCAATTCTGCATGCTGtgaaaaattgatttttttttgttgctgTTTTAGCCTCTCATCATTGTTTCTTCTTTTGTAGACCACAAGTGGAAGAAAAACACAAAATATTCCAAGTTCATAGTGTATTGCTGCACGTACACCGGCTTCTTTTCTCTAGATTTTGAAACTTAATAACATGATTTTCTAAAATTTGAAACAATGGACTCATAAATCAGTACCCAGGAGCCAAAAAAATCTTTACAAATCATGCTTAAACACCTCTCCTTTATTTAGTGATACTCCTTAATTAGTGAGAAGTAACCTGTTCTGATCTTGTTTGGAACAACAGATTCAAGGTGCCAAAGATATATTATCAGTGGAGCAGGCCGTTTCCGGTGACCACCACAGGGAAAATTAAAAGAGAGGAGCTGAAGGCTGAGATCTTGGCATGCACGCAGCTACGTAGCAGTTTGTAGCTTTAGGCCCTGGACCAACAATGGAAGCAACCACATGAAAAATCTTATCTCCATCTACGATATTCAATAGTGGCAGCAACCACATGGGATTCTTCTGTCAACCTACCATTTTCAATGGAGTTTCAGTTTTGTACAAGTTCACTCGTGCCGACATGGTTCAGTTTGGAGGTTCAGCTGTAGACTTCGGTACTGATCATCTCTTGCTAGTTGCACCGTATTCTTTCGGCTTTGTCATTACTTGATGAGAGTACTGTAGATAATTATGTGCTCTCTGGTTGATGATAAGAGCTAAAAGTAAATCTGGGCAATTTGTCAAAGTTCTTGCATGTCTCACTTTGATCGCAGCTGTGAAAAGCAAGCGTGTG contains the following coding sequences:
- the LOC124690462 gene encoding 2-succinylbenzoate--CoA ligase, chloroplastic/peroxisomal-like yields the protein MANGHIAHCLGGILARRATAAVAVSGGLRLTGAELVDDVRGLAAGLWESGLRPGDVVAVVGFNSVDYMELLLAIPYIGAIIAPLNYRWSFEETTQALELVRPSAFIFDGSYSSWALWLMESKRFSTIGLYLTMGDPASTSEPANFVSLNHTKNTFRGTTVMEPVSAPSDVALICFTSGTTGRPKGVAISHTSLIVQSLAKIALVGYGEDDVYLHTAPLCHIGGISSCLAILMAGGCHVLIPKFDAKSATEAIREHKVTCFITVPAIMADLLSYAQKDKISRCGTVTKILNGGGGLSDELINGASHLFIHATIVSAYGMTEACSSLTFMPINKPEFHETKNKSSNQCEGVCVGKPAPHVEIQIGRDESNSSSSPMGKILTRGLHTMVGYWGNNMVATPESVRNGWLDTGDTGWIDRTGNLWLMGRQKGRIKSGGENVYPEEVELVLSQHSGVAKAVVFGVPDSRLGEKIVACVSIRNNWRWVGARAEHEGEGKEVSAQILQEHCRIKNLSRFKVPKIYYQWSRPFPVTTTGKIKREELKAEILACTQLRSSL